One stretch of Leishmania braziliensis MHOM/BR/75/M2904 complete genome, chromosome 16 DNA includes these proteins:
- a CDS encoding putative fucose kinase has product MSLNFLFSVPRCLAEYNGAKKLLGDAASLTVHEHSAKGDVAAPGLFCGCDPEGKPLGSGGGTVHLLHECYLDEQRHAPASAKKSFLSWLRLADKDGRVIVHAGGLSRRLPAYAAVGKALVPLPPCRWRRGSQLSRTLLSTQMPMYREIITTAPANLRTLIACGDVCVYLRGSLPSFSHLADRDVVCFGIRTDTHILENHGVLFTTCEKPLELDYMLQKPSLAEIRQRTAEGRHSFLLDVGMWMLSDRAVAILARKCLGRALDTDDVNGGEHDGHRCAVVCNSYELYSEFGTALGRNASQADPEVSGLKAGVVELRDAVFLHYGTCRQLISSTAKLQSCESPTPSWSWGTPFDGVLAPECNGGKEARLPTAAADAPAGDAGEELDFAAGDAVPLLATPSSVIVQNSVLLAPLDGSAAAAAAAAAGASAFAPVSPVHHLWVESSWVGARWVLRGQHILTGIPRNDWALALPLGVCVSVVSVLPAALGVHGCDDGAALHAARPYHIDDAFRGDVRNGSTVYMGMLLHDWLSSRGFSVAELYPTARAADRDTAQPLDISEAALFPVCVTQQQLGDFLYVATLSLEATTGGGAAVDPVRLSAGQSVWRTQPRVSAMDLLRLADVPAILRNNEYYERRMLTLMLALVGANPVFQGGCSSVVSVPNTPMATPALSSVRPSVLSDSMIALLQQQFSLLDLSRVAKRVVELGVTLPRRSGTTEEWDGVDATAKTVSLPHQPDSIESFGSDADATASSWARIFTDERSPNGDRRGAPLCLAPGRIVTAHYHMFVSRVIELALEAMDAAQPPMTAAEKARRLELLHAPSAKEARSLVTRHSATAFAELCAAIVDSFPGERHNPEIGVYLDQIIWGRCPIRIDLAGAWTDTPPYTILSGGSVINVAVELNGQPPVQVYVRARKDPTIVILSIDSGEQLRISSFDEIRTYTAVQNSFSIPKAALALCGFLPEFCTTAYATLTEQLAARFGNHGLEISLFVAIPVGSGLGTSSIVAGTVLQSLAEFCKLPWDVHDVCRRVLLIEQMLTAGGGWQDQYGGLFEGVKLVQCVPGLPCLPTVRWMPDNVYTDPRFASCHLLYYTGITRTAKGILTEIVREVFLNSGATLQLLHEIGGATTAAMYNAITTGNYERYARLIHQTWDQKKRLDSGVCNPAVQSIVDIVEPYVWGLTLPGAGGGGYMYMCAKDEACARRIRELLTANPPNGNARFVEMSVSSSGLKVSRS; this is encoded by the coding sequence ATGAGCCTGAACTTTCTCTTCAGCGTCCCCCGCTGCTTGGCAGAGTATAATGGAGCAAAGAAGCTCCTGGGGGATGCGGCCTCGTTAACTGTGCATGAGCACTCTGCGAAGGGCGACGTGGCGGCGCCTGGGCTGTTCTGCGGGTGCGACCCGGAGGGCAAGCCGCTGGGCTCCGGCGGTGGCACGGTGCACCTACTGCACGAGTGCTACTTAGACGAACAGCGTCATGCACCTGCATCTGCGAAGAAGTCGTTCCTGTCGTGGCTGCGACTTGCGGACAAGGATGGCCGCGTGATTGTGCACGCTGGTGGCTTGAGCCGCCGCCTGCCGGCGTACGCGGCAGTGGGCAAGGCACTggtgccgttgccgccgtgCCGGTGGCGCCGTGGCAGCCAGCTGTCTCGCACGCTGCTCTCGACGCAAATGCCGATGTACCGTGAGATCATCACGACGGCGCCTGCCAACCTGCGCACGTTGATCGCGTGCGGCGACGTCTGCGTGTACCTCAGAGGTTCTCTGCCGTCTTTTTCTCACCTCGCGGATAGGGATGTTGTGTGCTTTGGCATTCGTACTGACACGCACATCTTGGAGAACCATGGCGTGCTCTTCACGACATGCGAGAAGCCACTTGAGCTGGACTACATGCTGCAGAAACCCTCGTTGGCCGAAATACGCCAGCGCACCGCCGAGGGCAGGCATTCGTTTCTCTTGGATGTGGGTATGTGGATGCTGAGCGACCGCGCAGTGGCGATTCTGGCTCGCAAGTGCCTTGGCAGAGCACTGGACACTGATGACGTGAACGGCGGCGAGCATGATGGGCACCGCTGCGCGGTGGTGTGCAACTCATACGAGCTGTACTCGGAGTTTGGCACTGCACTGGGCCGGAACGCGTCGCAAGCAGATCCGGAGGTCTCCGGACTGAAGGCGGGCGTTGTGGAGCTGCGCGATGCGGTGTTTCTGCACTACGGGACGTGCCGTCAGCTGATCTCGTCGACAGCGAAGTTGCAGAGCTGCGAGTCTCCGACGCCGTCGTGGTCGTGGGGCACGCCGTTCGACGGTGTACTTGCGCCTGAGTGCAACGGCGGGAAGGAGGCGCGGCTGCCTACTGCGGCTGCGGATGCGCCAGCGGGCGACGCGGGGGAGGAGCTGGACTTTGCTGCTGGCGACGCAGTGCCTCTGCTTGCGACGCCATCGTCGGTAATTGTACAAAACTCTGTGCTACTTGCACCTCTGGATGGgtccgctgccgctgccgctgctgctgctgctggagcatcCGCATTCGCCCCGGTATCGCCTGTGCACCACCTCTGGGTGGAGAGCAGCTGGGTGGGTGCGCGGTGGGTGCTGCGGGGTCAGCACATCCTGACGGGGATCCCGCGCAATGACTGGGCGCTTGCACTGCCGcttggtgtgtgcgtgagcgtTGTGTCTGTGCTGCCCGCTGCGCTTGGTGTGCACGGCTGTgatgacggtgctgcactgcacgCTGCGCGGCCGTACCACATCGACGACGCGTTCCGTGGAGACGTGCGCAACGGCTCGACGGTGTACATGGGGATGCTCCTGCACGACTGGCTGTCGAGTCGAGGTTTCAGCGTTGCGGAGCTATACCCTACTGCGCGGGCTGCGGACAGAGATACCGCGCAACCACTGGACATCTCCGAGGCTGCACTGTTCCCCGTGTgcgtgacgcagcagcagctcggcgACTTCCTGTACGTTGCTACGCTGTCGCTGGAGGCGACgactggcggcggcgctgctgtggacCCTGTGCGACTCTCTGCTGGACAGTCTGTGTGGCGAACGCAgccgcgcgtgtctgcgatggacctgctgcggctggcGGACGTGCCTGCGATACTGCGCAACAACGAATACTACGAGCGGCGCATGTTGACGCTGATGCTTGCGCTCGTGGGTGCTAACCCCGTGTTCCAGGGTGGGTGCAGCTCGGTTGTGTCTGTGCCGAACACGCCGATGGCCACGCCTGCACTGTCGAGTGTGCGGCCGTCGGTGTTATCTGACTCGATgatcgcgctgctgcagcagcagttctCTCTGTTGGACCTGAGTCGCGTTGCAAAGCGCGTAGTGGAGCTTGGCgtgacgctgccgcggcgcagcgggacGACGGAAGAGTGGGACGGGGTGGACGCAACTGCCAAGACAGTATCGCTGCCACACCAGCCAGACTCGATAGAGTCATTTGGGAGCGATGCCGATGCTACTGCGAGTAGCTGGGCACGCATCTTCACGGATGAGAGGAGCCCGAACGGTGACCGCAGGGGCGCGCCGCTGTGCTTGGCGCCTGGACGCATCGTGACGGCGCACTACCACATGTTTGTGAGCCGCGTGATAGAGCtcgcgctggaggcgatggatgctgcgcagccgccgatgactgcggcggagaaggcgcGGCGCCTTGAGCTACTGCATGCGCCGAGCGCGAAGGAGGCCCGCTCGCTAGTGACTCGGCACAGTGCCACCGCCTTCGCGGAGCTATGCGCCGCCATTGTGGACTCCTTTCCTGGTGAGCGCCACAACCCAGAAATTGGTGTTTACCTTGACCAAATCATCTGGGGTCGCTGCCCCATCCGTATCGACCTTGCCGGTGCTTGGACGGATACGCCGCCGTACACGATCctgagcggcggcagcgtgatCAACGTTGCCGTGGAGCTGAACGGGCAGCCACCGGTGCAGGTGTACGTGCGTGCACGCAAGGACCCGACCATCGTCATACTCTCGATCGACTCCGGCGAGCAGCTGAGGATCTCGAGCTTCGACGAAATCCGCACGTATACGGCGGTGCAGAACTCGTTCTCGATTCCGAAGGCTGCACTTGCGCTGTGCGGGTTCCTGCCAGAGTTCTGCACGACGGCGTACGCGACGCTGACGGAGCAACTGGCGGCGCGGTTTGGCAACCACGGGCTGGAGATCTCACTGTTTGTGGCGATCCCAGTGGGGTCCGGACTGGGGACGAGCTCCATCGTTGCCGGCACCGTGCTGCAGTCACTGGCGGAGTTCTGCAAGCTGCCGTGGGACGTCCACGATGTGTGCCGCCGCGTGCTGTTGATTGAGCAAATGCTGACTGCTGGTGGCGGGTGGCAGGATCAGTACGGCGGCCTGTTCGAGGGTGTGAAGCTGGTGCAGTGTGTGCCTGGGCTACCGTGCTTGCCTACTGTGCGCTGGATGCCGGATAACGTGTACACGGACCCGAGGTTTGCTTCGTGCCACCTTCTCTACTACACGGGGATCACTCGGACAGCAAAGGGCATTCTTACGGAGATTGTGCGTGAGGTGTTTCTGAACAGCGgtgcgacgctgcagctacTGCATGAGATAGGTGGCGCTACCACTGCCGCAATGTACAACGCTATCACGACCGGCAACTACGAAAGATACGCGCGGCTTATCCACCAGACGTGGGATCAGAAGAAGCGGCTGGACAGCGGCGTGTGCAACCCTGCAGTACAGTCAATCGTGGACATTGTGGAACCGTACGTGTGGGGTCTGACACTGcctggcgctggtggtggtggctacATGTACATGTGCGCGAAGGACGAGGCGTGCGCTCGGCGGATTCGCGAGTTGTTGACAGCGAATCCGCCGAATGGCAATGCCCGCTTCGTGGAGATGAGCGTGTCGTCGTCCGGTCTGAAGGTTAGCCGCTCTTAG